From Nocardioides sp. HDW12B, the proteins below share one genomic window:
- a CDS encoding serine/threonine-protein kinase yields MSLNLAPGSVLGRYRISGTLGRGGMGVVYAAVREDLDRKVAVKVLAPELTGDPAFRRRFAREAQTLSEVYSPHIIDIYEHGEQDGCLFIATPLVNGGDLRGLLTEHGGLPPLEALDLVQQVASALADAHAAGVIHRDIKPSNVLLHRSPDGERFAYLADFGIARSLDDEATLTGRLSGTRGYLAPECHAGARSTVASDVYAVGCLLVATLTGAPPYDGTDVQVAMQHLRGPVPHYPEPGVVAGAVNAILQRAMAKDPRERYDSAAELRADLRRAWALAQSHPGEVLDADSLTSDPEPTAPGLAPLPPYRSSGTQRRRPGARPQARRPRGARAVWTATLVAAAVVAAVLVPWEGFVDLRAEPGLDCVAADSAGTVTRLGTAGGAVRGAGRSGGATGADCQQASSSTPTPRGKHTCWDGTPVQHRVDCLEPMGLRGLLWVFPSLRRDLGRCEQLVDPTVDPSLRQWRCTVPLGSDDPVGAVTYSEWREPRDAWEYFDGRFARPAVNFRVGDKAAGYRWWSETRDEAGRLAMAVAYLQIGFSATMVSRTSEGLDRVCSTVRARSPRTFYGEPIVCTRQTPRPPQVPGWSQNAV; encoded by the coding sequence ATGTCCTTGAACCTCGCGCCCGGCTCCGTCCTGGGCCGCTACCGCATCAGCGGCACGCTCGGCCGCGGCGGCATGGGCGTCGTCTACGCCGCGGTGCGCGAGGACCTGGACCGCAAGGTCGCCGTCAAGGTGCTCGCGCCGGAGCTGACCGGGGACCCGGCCTTCCGCCGCCGCTTCGCGCGGGAGGCGCAGACCCTGTCGGAGGTCTACTCCCCGCACATCATCGACATCTACGAGCACGGCGAGCAGGACGGCTGTCTCTTCATCGCCACCCCGCTCGTCAACGGCGGGGACCTCCGGGGTCTCCTGACCGAGCACGGCGGGCTGCCTCCTCTCGAGGCGCTCGACCTCGTCCAGCAGGTCGCCTCCGCGCTCGCCGACGCCCACGCCGCCGGCGTCATCCACCGCGACATCAAGCCCAGCAACGTGCTGCTGCACCGGTCCCCGGACGGAGAGCGCTTCGCCTACCTCGCCGACTTCGGGATCGCGCGCAGCCTCGACGACGAGGCCACGCTGACCGGTCGCCTGTCGGGCACCCGGGGCTACCTCGCCCCGGAGTGCCACGCCGGGGCGCGGTCCACCGTCGCCTCCGACGTCTACGCGGTGGGCTGCCTGCTCGTCGCCACCCTCACCGGCGCCCCTCCCTACGACGGCACGGACGTGCAGGTCGCGATGCAGCACCTGCGTGGACCCGTGCCGCACTACCCCGAGCCCGGGGTGGTGGCCGGGGCGGTCAACGCGATCCTCCAGCGCGCGATGGCCAAGGACCCCCGGGAGCGCTACGACTCCGCTGCCGAGCTGCGGGCCGACCTCCGGCGGGCGTGGGCGCTGGCGCAGAGCCACCCCGGCGAGGTGCTCGACGCGGACAGCCTGACCAGCGACCCGGAGCCGACGGCGCCTGGACTCGCCCCGCTCCCGCCGTACCGATCCAGCGGGACGCAGCGGCGCCGTCCCGGGGCCCGGCCGCAGGCTCGGCGCCCGCGCGGCGCCCGCGCCGTCTGGACCGCCACCTTGGTGGCCGCCGCTGTCGTGGCTGCCGTCCTCGTGCCGTGGGAAGGCTTCGTCGACCTCCGGGCCGAGCCGGGCCTCGACTGCGTGGCCGCCGACTCGGCCGGCACCGTCACCAGGCTCGGCACGGCCGGCGGCGCCGTGCGGGGCGCCGGCCGCAGCGGCGGCGCGACCGGGGCCGACTGCCAGCAGGCGAGCTCGAGCACCCCGACCCCTCGGGGCAAGCACACATGCTGGGACGGGACGCCGGTGCAGCACCGCGTCGACTGCCTCGAGCCGATGGGTCTGCGCGGCCTGCTCTGGGTCTTCCCGTCGCTGCGCCGCGACCTCGGCCGCTGCGAGCAGCTCGTCGACCCGACGGTGGACCCGTCCCTGCGGCAGTGGCGCTGCACGGTGCCGCTCGGCAGCGACGACCCGGTCGGTGCGGTCACCTACTCCGAGTGGCGCGAGCCCCGCGACGCCTGGGAGTACTTCGACGGCCGCTTCGCGCGGCCCGCGGTGAACTTCCGGGTGGGCGACAAGGCGGCCGGCTACCGCTGGTGGTCGGAGACCCGGGACGAGGCCGGCCGGCTGGCGATGGCGGTGGCCTACCTGCAGATCGGGTTCTCCGCCACCATGGTCTCGCGCACCTCCGAGGGTCTCGACCGCGTCTGCAGCACCGTGCGCGCTCGCTCGCCGCGCACCTTCTACGGCGAGCCCATCGTCTGCACCCGCCAGACTCCCAGGCCGCCCCAGGTGCCTGGGTGGAGTCAGAACGCGGTCTGA
- a CDS encoding calcium-binding protein: MRSTRILAGVASACGLLMVAASPAQAEFIGGTDGADTLVGTRFYDAMLGRHGDDVLRSLRGPDEVYGQGENDRLELGYGDDFGHGGSGNDVIAAGPGADYAVAGGGTDTLYGGPGGDALWSGAGSTTMVGGDGRDRIFMEPGNHEASGGDGDDVIRVLADATDARDDIACGPGEDTVRYLEDFGEPGPTDPTDVLTGCENVLAAP, translated from the coding sequence ATGAGGAGCACCAGGATCCTGGCCGGGGTGGCCAGCGCATGCGGGTTGCTGATGGTCGCGGCGAGCCCGGCCCAGGCCGAGTTCATCGGAGGCACGGACGGGGCCGACACCCTCGTCGGCACCCGCTTCTACGACGCCATGCTGGGACGGCACGGTGACGACGTACTCCGCTCGCTGCGGGGACCCGACGAGGTCTACGGGCAGGGGGAGAACGACCGGCTCGAGCTCGGCTACGGCGACGACTTCGGCCACGGCGGCAGCGGGAACGACGTGATCGCCGCCGGCCCGGGCGCCGACTACGCGGTCGCCGGTGGTGGGACCGACACGCTGTACGGCGGGCCCGGGGGCGACGCGCTGTGGAGCGGGGCCGGCAGCACCACGATGGTCGGCGGCGACGGTCGCGACCGGATCTTCATGGAGCCGGGGAACCACGAGGCCTCCGGCGGGGACGGCGACGACGTGATCCGCGTCCTGGCCGACGCCACCGACGCCCGGGACGACATCGCCTGCGGGCCCGGCGAGGACACCGTGCGCTACCTCGAGGACTTCGGGGAGCCCGGACCGACCGACCCGACGGACGTGCTGACCGGCTGCGAGAACGTGCTGGCGGCGCCGTGA
- a CDS encoding GIY-YIG nuclease family protein, with amino-acid sequence MLNSPMAWVYILRCADDSYYVGSTTNLEVRVYEHQQGRGAAYTRRRLPVELAWSQECESVAEAFGLEKQYQNWSRAKREALIKGEYDALPRLARGHNRRPL; translated from the coding sequence ATGCTCAACTCCCCCATGGCCTGGGTGTACATCCTGCGTTGCGCAGACGACAGCTACTACGTCGGCAGCACCACGAACCTCGAGGTCCGCGTCTACGAGCACCAGCAGGGCCGAGGTGCGGCCTACACCCGCCGCCGACTCCCCGTCGAGCTCGCCTGGTCCCAGGAGTGCGAGTCAGTAGCCGAGGCTTTCGGCCTCGAGAAGCAGTACCAGAACTGGTCACGCGCGAAGCGTGAGGCGTTGATCAAGGGCGAGTACGACGCCCTGCCTCGCCTTGCGCGGGGCCACAACCGCCGACCGCTGTGA
- the serA gene encoding phosphoglycerate dehydrogenase, producing the protein MRALLLENLHPLATKILTDAGHEVDARSGAMDEEELLSSLGEVDLLGIRSKTVVTERVLAAHPHLTAIGAFCIGTNQIDLAAAAERGIAVFNAPFSNTRSVVELAIAEIIAMGRQLTEKNKAMHAGVWDKSAVGSHEVRGRKLGIVGYGNIGSQLSVVAETLGMHVYFYDAEDKLALGNARRCGSLQELLETVETVTLHVDGRLGNAGIFGAEQFAMMRPRSLFLNLSRGFVTDYDALAESLKSGHIAGAAIDVFPAEPKHQGDPFESPLQGIPNVILTPHVGGSTEEAQADIGRFVGGKLRDYVALGSTTLSVNLPGLTPTTAPFAQRIAHLHENNPGVLGCINQRLAEHHINIIGQVLATRGHQGYVVTDTDSPVTPEALTALGDLDGTIRMRSLT; encoded by the coding sequence GTGCGCGCACTGTTGCTGGAGAACCTGCATCCCCTGGCCACCAAGATCCTCACAGACGCCGGCCACGAGGTCGACGCCCGCTCGGGGGCGATGGACGAGGAGGAGCTGCTCTCCTCCCTCGGCGAGGTGGACCTGCTCGGCATCCGCTCCAAGACGGTCGTCACCGAGCGTGTCCTGGCCGCCCACCCGCACCTGACCGCGATCGGCGCCTTCTGCATCGGCACCAACCAGATCGACCTGGCCGCGGCCGCCGAGCGCGGCATCGCGGTGTTCAACGCGCCGTTCTCCAACACCCGCTCGGTGGTGGAGCTGGCGATCGCCGAGATCATCGCGATGGGCCGGCAGCTGACCGAGAAGAACAAGGCCATGCACGCCGGCGTGTGGGACAAGTCGGCCGTCGGCAGCCACGAGGTGCGCGGTCGCAAGCTCGGCATCGTCGGCTACGGCAACATCGGCTCACAGCTGTCCGTGGTGGCCGAGACCCTCGGCATGCACGTCTACTTCTACGACGCCGAGGACAAGCTGGCGCTCGGCAACGCCCGCCGTTGCGGCTCCCTGCAGGAGCTCCTCGAGACGGTCGAGACCGTCACGCTGCACGTCGACGGACGCTTGGGCAACGCGGGCATCTTCGGCGCCGAGCAGTTCGCGATGATGCGGCCGCGCTCGCTGTTCCTCAACCTCTCGCGCGGCTTCGTCACCGACTACGACGCGCTGGCCGAGAGCCTGAAGTCGGGCCACATCGCGGGGGCCGCGATCGACGTCTTCCCCGCCGAGCCGAAGCACCAGGGCGACCCGTTCGAGTCGCCGCTGCAGGGCATCCCCAACGTCATCCTCACCCCGCACGTGGGCGGCTCCACCGAGGAGGCGCAGGCCGACATCGGGCGCTTCGTCGGCGGCAAGCTGCGCGACTACGTCGCCCTGGGCAGCACCACCCTGTCGGTGAACCTGCCCGGCCTGACCCCGACGACCGCGCCCTTCGCGCAGCGCATCGCGCACCTGCACGAGAACAACCCCGGCGTCCTGGGCTGCATCAACCAGCGGCTGGCCGAGCACCACATCAACATCATCGGCCAGGTGCTCGCCACCCGTGGCCACCAGGGGTACGTCGTCACCGACACCGACTCCCCCGTGACGCCCGAGGCCCTCACCGCCCTGGGCGACCTCGACGGCACCATCCGCATGCGCTCCCTGACCTGA
- a CDS encoding macro domain-containing protein: MDIEVVRGDITRLQVDAIVNAANNRMRGGGGVDGAIHAAAGRGLLAECVERFPDGLATGAAGWTTGHRLPARWVVHVVGPVHDGTGRNRDQLVSCYTSALAVADELVEQHGLASFTMAFPLVSAGVYGWPVEDAVRVQVETLSTTPTAVDRCVLVGFSESTTRLLQAAADARS, translated from the coding sequence GTGGACATCGAGGTCGTCCGTGGGGACATCACCCGCCTGCAGGTGGACGCGATCGTGAACGCCGCCAACAACAGGATGCGCGGTGGAGGAGGTGTCGACGGGGCGATCCACGCCGCCGCGGGGCGCGGGCTGCTGGCCGAGTGCGTGGAGCGCTTCCCCGACGGCCTGGCCACCGGTGCCGCCGGGTGGACCACCGGTCACCGGCTGCCGGCGCGCTGGGTCGTGCACGTCGTCGGGCCGGTCCACGACGGCACGGGGCGCAACCGCGACCAGCTCGTCAGCTGCTACACCTCGGCTCTCGCGGTGGCCGACGAGCTCGTCGAGCAGCACGGTCTCGCGTCGTTCACCATGGCCTTCCCGTTGGTCAGCGCCGGCGTCTACGGCTGGCCGGTCGAGGACGCCGTACGGGTGCAGGTCGAGACGCTGTCGACCACGCCGACCGCGGTCGACCGGTGCGTGCTCGTGGGGTTCTCCGAGTCGACCACCCGGCTGCTGCAGGCGGCCGCCGACGCTCGGTCCTGA
- a CDS encoding TetR/AcrR family transcriptional regulator, which produces MSVEQRRRLLIDAAINVMSREGVANTGTRAIVAEADMAIGVFHYCFRSKDELVIEVLRSINKRSFAAAGDILNYSTDPSEVIQRGLEAYWNHVEDHPSERMLLFELTHYSLRNATERHAAQEQYGTYITGMQRFLNAVGELGGLTWRSDVEDLARYTVATLQGISIQWLVNRDGKHARAMLSHIASHLLDDAGLERTGWVPTE; this is translated from the coding sequence ATGTCGGTCGAGCAAAGGCGACGCCTGCTCATCGATGCCGCCATCAACGTGATGTCCCGCGAGGGGGTGGCCAACACCGGCACCCGCGCCATCGTCGCGGAGGCCGACATGGCCATCGGCGTCTTCCACTACTGCTTCCGCTCCAAGGACGAGCTGGTCATCGAGGTGCTGCGCAGCATCAACAAGCGCAGCTTCGCCGCCGCGGGGGACATCCTGAACTACAGCACGGACCCGAGCGAGGTCATCCAGCGCGGTCTCGAGGCCTACTGGAACCACGTCGAGGACCACCCGTCGGAGCGGATGCTGCTCTTCGAGCTCACCCACTACTCGTTGCGCAACGCCACCGAGCGGCACGCTGCGCAGGAGCAGTACGGCACCTACATCACCGGCATGCAGCGCTTCCTGAACGCGGTCGGCGAGCTCGGCGGACTGACCTGGCGCTCCGACGTCGAGGACCTGGCGCGCTACACCGTGGCCACGCTGCAGGGCATCTCGATCCAGTGGCTCGTCAACCGCGACGGGAAGCACGCCCGCGCCATGCTCAGCCACATCGCCTCCCACCTCCTCGACGACGCCGGGCTCGAGCGCACCGGCTGGGTGCCGACGGAGTAG
- a CDS encoding MFS transporter, translating into MSATSRSDAARVAVVLGLLFGLTGMGSAAAAIAVVPMAEAYGVSDGAATWTISLYALMLGIGTAVYGRIADLSGPRTPMTVGITLMSVGALLAALAPSFPIHLVGRLAQGAGAAAVPTLGAAVLSARYSGDLKSTALVKLASIAAAVTSLGPLAGGIVIDTLSWRFAIALPMLGLLVLPFIWHAMHVGGTGARLDFIGAALTALAAGGAVLLVQSPSTGVVVAVAGGLLLALGVPAVIAWVRRHPGGFLPREVIGNPVVVRSAFAAAAVPASWFALLIAVPAVLLDRGWETWAVGLTLVPSGVVSLLMPRVVGPLLTRLEPSGSLMLASVISVGSLGLAGLGAGLGSPPLLVVAVVFVTVAFGIGQPALSAAVGGAVEESVRGVALGVATLVFMVGGSIGSAVVGGLGHVLGLGPAIGALALLPLVGVLVVAPTRRAVSEPVV; encoded by the coding sequence ATGTCTGCCACCTCCCGCTCCGACGCCGCCCGCGTCGCCGTCGTCCTCGGTCTCCTCTTCGGCCTGACCGGCATGGGCAGCGCGGCGGCGGCCATCGCGGTCGTCCCGATGGCCGAGGCGTACGGCGTCAGCGACGGGGCCGCGACCTGGACCATCAGCCTCTACGCCCTGATGCTCGGCATCGGCACCGCGGTCTACGGCCGCATCGCCGACCTCTCCGGCCCCCGGACCCCGATGACCGTGGGCATCACGCTGATGAGCGTCGGCGCGCTGCTGGCCGCGCTGGCGCCGAGCTTCCCGATCCACCTCGTCGGCCGGCTCGCCCAGGGCGCCGGCGCGGCCGCCGTACCGACGCTGGGGGCCGCCGTTCTGTCGGCGCGCTACTCCGGCGACCTCAAGTCGACCGCGCTGGTGAAGCTGGCCAGCATCGCCGCCGCCGTCACCTCGCTCGGCCCGCTCGCGGGCGGCATCGTCATCGACACCCTGAGCTGGCGCTTCGCGATCGCGCTGCCGATGCTCGGACTGCTCGTGCTGCCCTTCATCTGGCACGCGATGCACGTCGGAGGCACCGGCGCGCGGCTGGACTTCATCGGCGCCGCCCTGACCGCGCTCGCCGCCGGGGGAGCGGTGCTGCTCGTGCAGTCGCCCTCCACCGGGGTCGTGGTGGCCGTCGCCGGCGGCCTGCTGCTCGCGCTCGGTGTGCCCGCGGTGATCGCGTGGGTACGACGCCACCCCGGCGGCTTCCTGCCGCGCGAGGTCATCGGCAACCCGGTCGTCGTACGCAGCGCCTTCGCCGCGGCCGCCGTGCCGGCGTCGTGGTTCGCGCTCCTCATCGCCGTGCCGGCCGTGCTGCTGGACCGTGGCTGGGAGACCTGGGCGGTTGGGCTGACGCTGGTGCCCTCCGGCGTCGTGAGCCTGCTGATGCCGCGCGTCGTCGGACCGCTGCTGACCCGGCTCGAGCCGTCCGGCTCGCTGATGCTGGCCTCGGTCATCTCCGTGGGCTCGCTCGGCCTGGCCGGGCTGGGCGCGGGTCTCGGCTCGCCGCCCCTGCTCGTGGTGGCCGTGGTCTTCGTGACCGTCGCCTTCGGCATCGGCCAGCCGGCCCTGTCGGCGGCCGTCGGGGGCGCCGTCGAGGAGTCCGTGCGCGGGGTCGCGCTCGGCGTGGCCACGCTGGTCTTCATGGTCGGCGGCAGCATCGGCTCCGCCGTCGTCGGTGGCCTGGGGCACGTGCTCGGGCTCGGTCCGGCGATCGGTGCGCTCGCGCTGCTGCCGCTCGTCGGGGTGTTGGTCGTGGCTCCCACACGGCGGGCGGTGTCCGAGCCGGTCGTGTGA
- a CDS encoding phosphomannose isomerase type II C-terminal cupin domain, whose product MALDFEERPWGSWHVIDVDRGYKVKRIHVKPGARLSYQTHEHRSEHWVVVFGIATCVIDGVTTTAGPGHSVDVPLGAKHRLANESTEELVIVEVQRGSYTGEDDICRLEDDYGRNEVH is encoded by the coding sequence ATGGCACTGGACTTCGAAGAGCGACCGTGGGGGTCGTGGCACGTCATCGACGTGGACCGCGGCTACAAGGTCAAGCGCATCCACGTGAAGCCGGGCGCGCGGCTGTCCTACCAGACCCACGAGCACCGCTCCGAGCACTGGGTCGTCGTCTTCGGCATCGCCACCTGCGTCATCGACGGCGTCACCACGACGGCCGGGCCCGGGCACTCGGTCGACGTACCCCTCGGGGCGAAGCACCGACTGGCCAACGAGTCCACCGAGGAGCTCGTGATCGTCGAGGTCCAGCGCGGGTCCTACACCGGTGAGGACGACATCTGCCGGCTCGAGGACGACTACGGCCGCAACGAGGTCCACTGA
- a CDS encoding adenylate/guanylate cyclase domain-containing protein, producing the protein MECGTPTGAGPGAPRTTPSEQTGASSRRTTSILFGDLVGFTTLSETRDSEDVRELLSRYFDECRQIVARYGGTVEKFIGDAVMAVWGVPTAHEDDAERAVRAGLELVAAVREFGEDVGAPSLALRVGVVTGEVAVTTGATQQGMVAGDAVNTAARVQSAAQPGSVFVDETTRLLTTAAITYADAGSHALKGKADPVPLWSVRAVVAATGGAQRADGLEAPLVGRDRELRLVKELFHHAEESGRPALLVIDGEPGVGKSRLAWEFEKYVDGLNDLVRWHSGRCVAYGEGVAYFALAEAVRGRLLAGLDDAEQDAPTEQLLAWALERHVPDTSERDWLRDRMAALLGIGAISGFPREDLFSAWTVFLERVADDEVLTLVIDDAQHADDGLLGFLEHLITVASFPCFVMVLTRPGLLERRTSLATHRRATVIHLPTLSDRDVAALLDGLVAGLPDEVRDQLVARSDGIPVFAVETVRSLIDRDLVVPRGGQYVLADGARLDLDSLAAPASLQALIAARLDALSTEQRLVVDRGSVLGTTFAPDALADLCPEVADTATVLGSLVRLQILSQDASRMSAGYGNFRFVQSAVRQVAYGVLSRRDRRAIHLAVLAQMVTRGETGEDTAAIRAQHLLDALEAGSGPDDADLRARALDELTRASTRARGLGSPTEAVRHLRTALPLANDPADRAQVLLLLGRAEADAGDFDQAVAHAREAHDLFVTLDDRPSAGLAVATWGESVLNGARDSEAALALCEPWWEELRERDDALEAKMTLTYVITRARLWTDGDIHDIIEARLALGEVEKDFGVISDGYNGLGVYYANRGLVSLSDVLLRASVELARRHHDPRAEAMALNNIAAQENPRDVPEALTSGLAAVDVALRMGHAFQIRFGLANYCIALWSAGEWDRFEPARARCSAVVEDSADDETTLALTAMLAVVRGETPTPPAQTAVERAGDDEASLAWVRFHEAAIHVSHGDLRAALASGMAGVELSFAVTGVWDDLTHLWGPAADLAVRLGDDAAVTRLVELTDDGRPRLPRGLEGHRELLRARLAARDGHVEEAESAFTRALEHYRAWGSTPSVAHAELHLGRWLEAQGRHDEAAGHLAAARSTYEELGAVTWLADVDAAEGRAASLGGRAASASERRRDLAT; encoded by the coding sequence ATGGAGTGCGGTACGCCGACCGGGGCCGGCCCGGGCGCGCCCCGCACGACTCCCTCGGAGCAGACCGGCGCGTCCAGCCGCCGTACGACGTCGATCCTCTTCGGCGACCTCGTCGGCTTCACCACGCTGTCGGAGACGCGCGACTCCGAGGACGTCCGGGAGCTGCTGAGCCGCTACTTCGACGAGTGCCGGCAGATCGTGGCCCGCTACGGCGGCACGGTCGAGAAGTTCATCGGCGACGCCGTGATGGCGGTCTGGGGCGTCCCGACCGCCCACGAGGACGACGCCGAGCGGGCCGTGCGCGCCGGGCTCGAGCTGGTCGCGGCGGTGCGTGAGTTCGGCGAGGACGTCGGCGCCCCCTCGCTCGCGCTGCGCGTGGGCGTGGTGACCGGCGAGGTCGCCGTCACCACCGGCGCGACCCAGCAGGGCATGGTCGCCGGCGACGCCGTCAACACCGCGGCGCGCGTGCAGTCGGCCGCCCAGCCCGGCAGCGTCTTCGTCGACGAGACCACCCGCCTGCTCACCACCGCCGCCATCACGTACGCCGACGCCGGCTCCCACGCCCTCAAGGGCAAGGCCGACCCGGTCCCGTTGTGGTCGGTGCGCGCCGTCGTCGCGGCCACCGGCGGGGCCCAGCGTGCTGACGGCCTCGAGGCGCCCCTAGTCGGGCGCGACCGCGAGCTGCGGCTGGTCAAGGAGCTGTTCCACCACGCCGAGGAGTCCGGACGACCTGCCCTGCTGGTCATCGACGGCGAGCCCGGCGTCGGCAAGAGCCGGCTGGCGTGGGAGTTCGAGAAGTACGTCGACGGCCTCAACGACCTGGTGCGCTGGCACTCCGGCCGGTGCGTGGCCTACGGCGAGGGCGTCGCCTACTTCGCGCTGGCCGAGGCCGTCCGGGGGCGACTGCTGGCCGGGCTGGACGACGCCGAGCAGGACGCCCCGACCGAGCAGCTGCTCGCCTGGGCGCTGGAGCGTCACGTGCCGGACACCTCCGAGCGCGACTGGCTGCGCGACCGGATGGCGGCGCTGCTCGGCATCGGCGCGATCAGCGGCTTCCCCCGCGAGGACCTCTTCTCGGCCTGGACGGTCTTCCTCGAGCGGGTCGCCGACGACGAGGTCCTCACCCTGGTCATCGACGACGCCCAGCACGCCGACGACGGTCTGCTCGGCTTCCTCGAGCACCTCATCACAGTCGCCTCGTTCCCGTGCTTCGTCATGGTGCTCACCCGCCCCGGGCTCCTGGAGCGGCGTACGTCGTTGGCCACGCACCGACGCGCCACCGTCATCCACCTGCCCACGTTGAGCGACCGCGACGTCGCGGCGCTGCTCGACGGGCTGGTCGCCGGGCTGCCCGACGAGGTCCGTGACCAGCTGGTCGCCCGCTCCGACGGCATCCCCGTCTTCGCCGTCGAGACGGTGCGCTCGCTGATCGACCGCGACCTCGTCGTGCCGCGGGGCGGGCAGTACGTCCTCGCCGACGGCGCCCGGCTCGACCTCGACTCGCTCGCCGCCCCGGCCTCGTTGCAGGCGCTGATCGCCGCCCGCCTCGACGCCCTGTCGACCGAGCAGCGGCTCGTCGTCGACCGCGGCAGCGTGCTCGGCACCACCTTCGCACCCGACGCCCTGGCCGACCTGTGCCCGGAGGTGGCCGACACCGCCACGGTGCTGGGCAGCCTGGTCCGGCTGCAGATCCTGAGCCAGGACGCCAGCCGCATGAGCGCCGGCTACGGCAACTTCCGCTTCGTGCAGTCGGCCGTGCGCCAGGTCGCCTACGGCGTGCTGTCACGTCGCGACCGGCGCGCCATCCACCTGGCCGTGCTGGCCCAGATGGTGACGCGGGGCGAGACCGGGGAGGACACCGCCGCGATCCGCGCCCAGCACCTGCTCGACGCGCTGGAGGCCGGCAGTGGTCCCGACGACGCCGACCTGCGGGCCCGGGCGCTCGACGAGCTGACCCGCGCCTCGACCCGCGCCCGGGGGCTGGGCTCGCCGACGGAGGCGGTGCGCCACCTGCGCACGGCGCTGCCCCTGGCCAACGACCCGGCCGACCGGGCGCAGGTCCTGCTCCTGCTGGGCCGGGCCGAGGCCGACGCGGGCGACTTCGACCAGGCCGTCGCGCACGCCCGTGAGGCCCACGACCTCTTCGTCACCCTCGACGACCGCCCCTCGGCCGGGCTGGCCGTGGCCACCTGGGGTGAGTCGGTCCTCAACGGCGCCCGCGACAGCGAGGCGGCCCTGGCGCTGTGCGAGCCGTGGTGGGAGGAGCTGCGCGAGCGCGACGACGCGCTGGAGGCGAAGATGACCCTCACCTACGTCATCACGCGCGCCCGGCTGTGGACCGACGGCGACATCCACGACATCATCGAGGCCCGGCTGGCGCTGGGCGAGGTCGAGAAGGACTTCGGCGTCATCTCCGACGGCTACAACGGCCTCGGCGTCTACTACGCCAACCGTGGCCTGGTCTCCCTGAGCGACGTGCTGCTGCGTGCCTCGGTCGAGCTGGCGCGACGCCACCACGACCCGCGCGCCGAAGCGATGGCGCTCAACAACATCGCCGCCCAGGAGAACCCGCGCGACGTCCCCGAGGCGCTGACCTCCGGACTCGCGGCGGTCGACGTCGCGCTGCGCATGGGCCACGCCTTCCAGATCCGCTTCGGGCTGGCCAACTACTGCATCGCGCTCTGGTCGGCCGGCGAGTGGGACCGCTTCGAGCCCGCACGGGCCCGGTGCTCGGCCGTCGTCGAGGACTCCGCCGACGACGAGACGACGCTGGCGCTCACCGCGATGCTGGCCGTGGTCCGCGGCGAGACCCCGACCCCTCCCGCCCAGACCGCGGTGGAGCGCGCTGGCGACGACGAGGCCAGCCTCGCGTGGGTGCGGTTCCACGAGGCCGCGATCCACGTGTCCCACGGCGACCTCCGCGCGGCGTTGGCCTCGGGAATGGCCGGGGTCGAGCTGTCGTTCGCCGTCACCGGGGTGTGGGACGACCTGACCCACCTCTGGGGGCCGGCGGCGGACCTGGCGGTTCGTCTCGGCGACGACGCCGCCGTCACGCGACTCGTCGAGCTGACCGACGACGGGCGGCCCCGCCTTCCCCGCGGTCTCGAGGGGCACCGCGAGCTGCTGCGAGCCCGGCTCGCCGCTCGGGACGGTCACGTCGAGGAGGCCGAGTCAGCCTTCACGCGCGCGCTGGAGCACTACCGGGCCTGGGGTTCGACTCCGTCAGTCGCCCACGCCGAGCTCCACCTCGGTCGGTGGCTGGAGGCACAGGGCCGCCACGACGAGGCCGCCGGGCACCTGGCCGCCGCGCGCTCGACGTACGAGGAGCTGGGCGCGGTCACCTGGCTGGCAGACGTCGACGCGGCTGAGGGTCGAGCAGCAAGTCTCGGTGGTCGAGCAGCGAGCGCCAGCGAGCGTCGTCGAGACCTCGCAACCTGA
- a CDS encoding MarR family transcriptional regulator, whose product MTRFRVDDQLCFALYDASRAIVGRYREGLAQLGLTYTQYLVLLRLWETSPLTVADLGDALNLDSGTLSPLLKRLETQGLVTRRRLPTDERSVEVAVTSAGRDLKPLARRVQVDVENATGLDGESITALRDDLHELAAELRGENDELSA is encoded by the coding sequence GTGACCCGCTTCCGTGTCGACGACCAGCTGTGCTTCGCGTTGTACGACGCGTCGCGCGCCATCGTCGGCCGCTACCGGGAGGGTCTGGCCCAGCTCGGGCTGACCTACACGCAGTACCTCGTTCTCCTGCGGCTCTGGGAGACCTCGCCGCTCACCGTGGCCGACCTCGGCGACGCCCTGAACCTCGACAGCGGGACCCTGTCCCCGCTGCTGAAGCGGCTCGAGACCCAGGGGCTCGTGACGCGACGCCGGCTGCCGACCGACGAGCGGTCCGTCGAGGTCGCCGTGACCTCGGCCGGGCGCGACCTCAAGCCGCTGGCACGACGCGTCCAGGTCGACGTCGAGAACGCCACCGGACTGGACGGCGAGAGCATCACCGCGCTCCGCGACGACCTGCACGAGCTGGCAGCCGAGCTGCGCGGCGAGAACGACGAGCTCAGCGCCTGA